The Nitrogeniibacter aestuarii genome has a window encoding:
- a CDS encoding methyl-accepting chemotaxis protein, whose translation MSDSENKASDSVAVAKNKSTSAELEYLKSLTEAISRSQAMIEFEPNGTIITANDNFLNALGYRLDEIKGQHHRMFVDPVEASSPDYVAFWAKLARGEFDARQYKRIGKGGKEIWIQASYNPIFDHDGKVVRVVKWATDISEQKLKFADFEGQLAAISKAQAVIEFELDGTIRYANDNFLNAVGYTLDEVRGKHHSIFVDPDHRKSAEYRAFWEKLGRGEYDAGQYMRVTKTGEEIWIQASYNPIMDMNGKPFKVVKYATDVTAQVRAARAMEEAVAQTGVVVAAAQEGDLTQRVPLDGKDGSIEALCAGVNSLVDIMVDVVGRVKEATGAISTASQEIAQGNADLSGRTENQASSLEETASSMEELTSTVRQNTENAKQANELAAGASDVATKGGDVVSQVVDTMSKISESSKKIADIIGVIDGIAFQTNILALNAAVEAARAGEQGRGFAVVASEVRNLAQRSASAAKEIKELISDSVDKVNSGSELVNKAGDTMDQVVSSVRKVTEIMAEIANASVEQSSGIEQVNIAITQMDEVTQQNAALVEEAAAAAESLQDQASTLAQTVAMFRLGGDEDDAGGFAAPAARASAKVSRLPARTARQERGAPVPKVKRAASSSSDEWEEF comes from the coding sequence ATGAGCGATAGCGAAAACAAGGCATCGGATTCGGTGGCAGTGGCCAAAAACAAGTCGACGTCGGCGGAGCTTGAATATCTCAAGTCGCTGACCGAGGCGATCAGCCGCTCTCAGGCCATGATCGAGTTCGAGCCCAACGGCACCATCATCACGGCCAACGACAACTTCCTGAATGCCCTCGGGTATCGCCTTGACGAAATCAAGGGCCAGCATCACCGGATGTTTGTCGATCCGGTCGAGGCCAGTTCGCCGGACTATGTCGCGTTTTGGGCCAAACTGGCTCGCGGCGAATTCGATGCCCGCCAGTACAAGCGGATCGGCAAGGGCGGCAAGGAGATCTGGATCCAGGCCAGCTACAACCCCATCTTCGACCATGACGGCAAGGTTGTTCGCGTGGTCAAGTGGGCCACGGACATTTCGGAGCAGAAGCTCAAGTTCGCTGATTTCGAAGGCCAACTCGCGGCCATCAGCAAGGCACAGGCCGTCATCGAATTCGAACTTGACGGCACCATTCGCTACGCCAACGACAATTTCCTGAATGCCGTCGGCTACACCCTGGATGAAGTGCGCGGCAAGCACCACAGCATCTTTGTCGATCCCGATCACCGCAAGAGCGCCGAGTACCGCGCGTTCTGGGAAAAGCTGGGGCGCGGCGAATACGATGCCGGGCAATACATGCGTGTGACCAAGACGGGTGAAGAGATCTGGATTCAGGCCAGCTACAACCCGATCATGGACATGAACGGCAAGCCCTTCAAGGTGGTGAAATATGCTACCGACGTGACCGCCCAGGTGCGTGCCGCCCGGGCCATGGAAGAAGCGGTTGCCCAGACGGGCGTCGTGGTCGCGGCTGCCCAGGAAGGCGACCTGACCCAACGCGTGCCGCTCGACGGCAAGGATGGCTCTATCGAGGCCCTGTGCGCCGGCGTCAATTCACTGGTCGACATCATGGTCGACGTGGTGGGCCGTGTGAAGGAAGCCACTGGCGCCATCAGCACCGCCTCGCAGGAGATCGCCCAGGGTAACGCCGATTTGTCCGGCCGCACCGAGAACCAGGCGTCCAGCCTGGAAGAGACCGCCTCTTCGATGGAAGAGCTGACCTCAACCGTGCGTCAGAACACCGAGAACGCCAAGCAGGCCAACGAACTGGCGGCCGGTGCTTCCGATGTGGCGACCAAGGGTGGCGACGTGGTGAGCCAGGTGGTCGACACCATGAGCAAGATCTCCGAGTCGTCCAAGAAGATTGCCGACATCATCGGTGTCATCGACGGCATCGCTTTCCAGACCAACATCCTGGCGCTGAACGCTGCGGTGGAAGCCGCGCGTGCCGGCGAGCAGGGTCGCGGTTTCGCGGTGGTGGCCTCCGAAGTGCGCAACCTCGCGCAGCGCAGTGCCTCGGCCGCCAAGGAAATCAAGGAACTGATCTCCGACTCTGTCGATAAGGTCAACTCCGGGTCCGAACTGGTCAACAAGGCTGGTGACACCATGGATCAGGTGGTGTCCTCGGTGCGCAAGGTCACCGAGATCATGGCCGAGATCGCCAACGCTTCGGTCGAGCAGTCCAGCGGTATCGAACAGGTCAATATCGCCATCACTCAGATGGACGAAGTGACCCAGCAGAACGCCGCGCTGGTCGAGGAGGCTGCCGCTGCCGCCGAATCCCTCCAGGATCAGGCCAGCACCCTGGCACAGACGGTGGCCATGTTCCGCCTGGGCGGTGACGAGGACGACGCG
- a CDS encoding chemotaxis protein CheW, with the protein MLQQLNASNSVARVEGAEESVGAQEFLTFTLGEEEYAIDILRVQEIRGYDAVTRIANTPPYIKGVINLRGTIVPIVDLRIKFKLEEVTYSEFTVVIILSVGERVIGIVVDSVSDVIMLDSEQIKPAPQFSSAMESDHIKGIGTADERMLILIDIERLLLSPQMGLTDAPIQ; encoded by the coding sequence ATGTTGCAACAATTGAACGCGTCGAATTCAGTCGCGCGGGTCGAAGGCGCGGAGGAAAGCGTCGGTGCGCAGGAATTCCTGACCTTCACCCTCGGTGAAGAGGAATACGCCATCGATATCCTGCGTGTGCAGGAAATCCGGGGATACGACGCGGTCACGCGAATCGCGAATACCCCCCCGTACATCAAGGGTGTGATCAATCTGCGCGGCACCATCGTGCCGATCGTCGATCTGCGCATCAAGTTCAAGCTCGAGGAAGTCACCTACAGTGAATTCACCGTGGTGATCATCCTCAGTGTGGGTGAGCGTGTCATCGGCATCGTGGTCGACAGCGTCTCGGACGTGATCATGCTCGATTCCGAGCAGATCAAGCCGGCACCGCAGTTCAGCTCGGCCATGGAGAGCGATCACATCAAGGGCATCGGCACCGCAGACGAACGCATGCTGATCCTGATCGACATCGAGCGCCTGTTGCTCAGCCCGCAGATGGGCCTGACCGACGCACCGATTCAGTAG